The Limnochorda sp. LNt genome includes a region encoding these proteins:
- a CDS encoding FliO/MopB family protein — MTWADLLKVLGALVVLLPAAYVTARLAGSRVGTRPGRAMRIVDALALGPGRSVYVVEVGTRLLVIGVSGQQMQTLACLDDPEEIAQVLRQARGSRAARTEAPGTRRERRAVHPHSHDDEPRVAS; from the coding sequence GTGACCTGGGCCGACCTCCTCAAGGTGCTGGGGGCGCTGGTCGTGCTGCTGCCGGCGGCCTACGTGACCGCCCGGTTGGCCGGGTCCCGGGTGGGCACGCGGCCGGGGCGAGCCATGCGGATCGTCGACGCCCTGGCCTTGGGGCCCGGGCGCTCGGTGTACGTGGTCGAGGTGGGGACGCGCCTCTTGGTCATCGGGGTGAGCGGACAGCAGATGCAGACTCTAGCCTGCCTCGACGACCCCGAGGAGATCGCGCAGGTCCTTCGCCAGGCCCGAGGGAGCCGGGCGGCGCGCACGGAGGCGCCCGGCACGCGCCGAGAGAGGAGGGCCGTGCACCCGCACTCGCACGATGACGAGCCGCGCGTTGCCTCATGA
- the fliN gene encoding flagellar motor switch protein FliN translates to MTGRRAPGGRAPQPPPSAPDVTEVHPVRFGELKPEPAGDASGNLELLLDVSVTLSVEIGRARLTLGEVMALRRGSVIELDKLAGEPADIIVNGKLVARGEVVLLDEKFGVKVNDIVTRARLARDLP, encoded by the coding sequence GTGACGGGTCGCCGCGCGCCCGGCGGCCGCGCGCCGCAACCGCCCCCGTCAGCGCCCGACGTGACCGAGGTGCACCCCGTCCGCTTCGGGGAGCTCAAGCCGGAGCCGGCCGGTGACGCCTCCGGCAATCTGGAGCTGCTCCTCGACGTGAGCGTGACGCTGTCGGTGGAGATCGGGCGGGCCCGGCTCACGCTGGGGGAAGTGATGGCGCTGCGCCGGGGATCGGTCATCGAACTGGACAAGCTGGCCGGCGAGCCCGCCGACATCATCGTCAACGGCAAGCTGGTCGCGCGGGGCGAGGTCGTGCTGCTCGACGAGAAGTTCGGCGTCAAGGTCAACGACATCGTCACCCGGGCGCGCCTGGCCCGGGATCTCCCCTGA